One region of Bacteroidota bacterium genomic DNA includes:
- a CDS encoding L,D-transpeptidase family protein gives MFFQNLHVYLCTMFNSIRNRLFVAVFFIIGISFIISCSENANRNEANNHTEIDTSGSFRLHLTDFFTDSSGIDSFISRHPECYSDSGLLIEFYKRRNFRFAWINKDGIIEHSAHLINLISGSTRTAMMDTSIAARLQILFDSVKAVPLMELHESGIAEEMELNFTAAFFAFARSEYVGVEDSVFRNLDWFIPRKKIDFDGLLDSILNKSPQEMVNSEPVYYMYSRLKSYLNLYTELACNETWDSLTQPSNDLKPGSRDSIIPVMKHRLHLLGDMGILDTSDVYSDSLSIAVRHFQSRYGLKTSGIADKEFFEALNVKPEVRLRQLLVNMERCRWLPMRPKGEFIVINLPEYKMYVNSDETTLWECNVIVGKASNNTVIFTDSLEYIVFNPYWNVPDKIIFDEIAPEMVREPSYLKNHHMELVSYSNPSRVVDPKSVDWKNPGLKRFPYLLRQKPGPWNALGSIKFLFPNNYSIYLHDTPEKKLFDQHERSFSHGCIRVQKPLKLAEFLLKDDSLWNKKKIQSALKKGKEKFVKLIHKVPVSILYFTAWVDDAGVLNFRKDVYGHDVKMEKAVFEF, from the coding sequence ATGTTTTTTCAAAACCTGCATGTATATCTTTGTACTATGTTTAATTCCATTAGGAATAGGTTATTCGTAGCTGTATTTTTTATTATTGGAATTTCTTTCATCATTTCTTGTAGTGAAAATGCAAACAGAAATGAAGCAAATAATCATACAGAGATCGATACAAGCGGAAGTTTTCGATTACATCTGACAGATTTTTTTACGGATAGCTCCGGGATAGATTCTTTCATCAGCCGGCATCCGGAGTGTTATTCTGATTCTGGTTTACTTATTGAATTTTACAAACGCAGAAATTTTCGTTTCGCATGGATCAATAAGGATGGTATCATCGAACATTCCGCCCATTTGATCAACCTGATTTCGGGTTCAACAAGAACAGCGATGATGGACACTTCCATTGCCGCAAGACTGCAAATTTTATTTGATTCAGTGAAAGCTGTTCCTCTAATGGAATTACACGAAAGCGGAATAGCGGAAGAAATGGAGTTAAATTTCACGGCCGCCTTTTTTGCTTTTGCACGCAGTGAATATGTGGGTGTAGAGGATAGCGTTTTCCGAAATCTTGATTGGTTTATTCCAAGGAAAAAAATTGATTTCGATGGACTGCTGGATTCTATCCTGAATAAATCGCCGCAGGAGATGGTGAATAGTGAGCCTGTGTATTACATGTATAGCAGACTGAAAAGCTATTTGAATTTGTATACGGAATTAGCCTGTAACGAAACCTGGGATAGCTTGACTCAACCCTCGAATGATTTAAAGCCCGGCAGCAGGGATTCGATCATTCCTGTCATGAAGCATCGTCTGCATTTACTGGGAGACATGGGGATTCTTGATACATCCGATGTTTATTCTGATTCTCTCAGTATTGCCGTCAGACATTTTCAGTCCAGATATGGTTTGAAAACAAGCGGCATAGCGGATAAGGAATTTTTCGAAGCACTCAATGTTAAGCCGGAGGTACGTCTCCGGCAATTGCTCGTTAATATGGAACGCTGTCGCTGGCTTCCGATGCGACCGAAGGGAGAGTTTATTGTGATCAATTTGCCGGAATATAAAATGTATGTGAATTCGGATGAGACAACATTATGGGAATGCAATGTCATAGTTGGAAAAGCATCGAATAACACCGTGATTTTTACTGATAGTCTGGAGTATATTGTATTCAATCCATACTGGAATGTTCCGGATAAAATTATTTTTGACGAGATCGCACCGGAGATGGTCAGGGAGCCTTCGTATTTGAAAAATCATCACATGGAGTTGGTAAGTTATTCTAATCCTTCACGAGTGGTAGATCCCAAATCAGTTGACTGGAAAAATCCCGGACTGAAGAGATTTCCATATTTACTCCGGCAAAAACCGGGGCCATGGAACGCGTTGGGTAGTATCAAATTTTTGTTCCCGAATAATTATAGTATTTATCTTCATGATACACCGGAAAAGAAATTGTTTGATCAACACGAGCGATCCTTTAGTCATGGCTGCATACGTGTGCAGAAACCTTTAAAGCTTGCAGAGTTCTTATTGAAAGATGATTCACTTTGGAATAAGAAAAAAATACAATCTGCCTTAAAAAAAGGGAAAGAAAAATTCGTCAAACTTATTCACAAAGTTCCTGTTTCAATTTTATATTTCACAGCCTGGGTAGACGATGCCGGAGTATTGAATTTCAGAAAAGACGTGTATGGACATGATGTGAAAATGGAGAAAGCGGTGTTTGAATTTTAG
- a CDS encoding sterol desaturase family protein translates to MAKNFVSNKDETVRMFEHPVLESLTRIHFTVPLFIFVPVILYFGYQSIFSYQLAFISIAAYILLGLTVWTLTEYVLHRFVFHWMPPGKIGERMHFIFHGVHHDYPSDSKRLVMVPTVSIPLSALFYFLFRLMLGAAHAAPFFIGFIAGYLFYDMTHYAIHHFNFKSKFWLNLKHHHMLHHYKDMNNGYGVSSKIWDYIFRTTFPEKHS, encoded by the coding sequence ATGGCTAAGAATTTTGTCAGTAACAAAGACGAAACAGTGCGGATGTTTGAACATCCCGTACTCGAATCATTGACGCGGATTCATTTTACGGTACCGCTGTTCATTTTCGTTCCGGTGATCCTGTATTTTGGTTACCAAAGTATTTTTAGTTACCAGCTAGCATTCATATCCATTGCCGCTTATATTTTGCTGGGTCTCACTGTGTGGACATTGACGGAATATGTCTTGCACCGTTTTGTTTTTCACTGGATGCCTCCTGGTAAAATAGGAGAGAGGATGCATTTTATTTTTCATGGTGTTCATCACGATTATCCCAGCGATAGTAAGCGTTTGGTGATGGTACCTACGGTGAGCATACCTTTGTCAGCATTATTTTATTTTCTATTTCGATTGATGTTAGGAGCAGCTCATGCAGCCCCATTTTTTATCGGTTTCATTGCCGGCTATTTGTTTTACGACATGACGCATTATGCCATTCATCATTTTAATTTTAAAAGTAAATTCTGGCTGAATCTCAAGCATCATCACATGTTGCATCATTACAAAGACATGAATAATGGTTATGGTGTGAGTTCCAAGATCTGGGATTATATTTTCCGGACTACTTTCCCTGAAAAGCATTCCTGA
- a CDS encoding YdcF family protein has translation MKSTSTGLFLISILFSLYSCSFSQKASRNLLSKAASEPYDIIVIPGVPFNNAKWDSTMKGRVYWSKYLYDKGIAKNVMYSGSSVYSPYYEGIIMALYAEKLGIPKEHIFFETKAEHSTENIFYSYKKSKQLGFKRIALASDPFQTRMLKRYSRKVLEPSVGLIPMVIDSLNAAYPVKTDPKIDPQSAYNPNFKSIMEREKFWKRFKGTRGKNVDMKAYE, from the coding sequence ATGAAATCTACATCCACAGGGTTATTTTTAATATCCATCTTATTTTCACTCTACTCCTGTTCTTTCTCACAAAAAGCTTCACGCAATCTGCTGAGTAAAGCTGCTTCAGAACCTTACGACATCATTGTTATTCCAGGAGTTCCGTTTAACAACGCTAAATGGGATTCAACCATGAAAGGAAGAGTCTATTGGTCAAAATACCTGTATGATAAAGGCATTGCTAAAAACGTCATGTACTCCGGCTCCTCAGTGTATTCACCCTATTATGAAGGTATCATCATGGCGCTTTATGCCGAAAAACTTGGTATCCCGAAAGAACATATCTTTTTTGAAACAAAAGCCGAACACAGCACCGAGAATATTTTCTATTCTTATAAGAAGTCAAAACAACTTGGTTTCAAACGCATCGCATTAGCATCTGATCCATTTCAAACCAGAATGTTGAAACGCTATTCAAGAAAAGTTTTGGAACCTTCTGTAGGCTTAATTCCCATGGTCATAGATTCTCTCAATGCCGCATATCCTGTAAAAACAGACCCGAAAATAGATCCACAAAGTGCCTACAACCCAAATTTCAAATCCATCATGGAGAGAGAAAAATTCTGGAAACGATTTAAAGGGACTAGAGGGAAGAATGTGGATATGAAGGCGTATGAGTGA
- a CDS encoding T9SS type A sorting domain-containing protein, with amino-acid sequence MKKNLYSPILKFFLFFLFSQASFAQVIPAERFTDWTGAGYPDSIPDSQVIIDVTTFGAVGDGVTNDFPAIYQAISAASGSRAVIYFPAGTYLIGSTIGLPDSIILRGASADSTHLLFNLNGSPTNCIDVIGNPSGLYPPVISGYTQGSTSIVVSDPTQFAPGDYANFLEDNGSWDTQPISWADNSVGQILHITNISGDTLFFDKPLRISYDSTLHVRMNNLDPKREVGIECLKISRADSVHTGTCYNIFFMNAVNCWVRGVESSKSIGSHIMLDGCSNIEITGCYIHHCFEYDGTSTHGYGITLFRHTGQCKVENNIMRHLRHSFSMQCGANGNVIAYNYSLEPNRSEFPANYGADISMHGHYTFANLFESNIVQNLQIDQTWGPTGPRNTFFRNRVDLYGILMSSGTVESDSQNFVGNEITNTGAFLGNYALTGSGHFEYGNNVKGTTTPSGTSSLNDSSYYLTSQPSFWINSGTWPSIGYPNAISSGNIPARDRFLSGTGFTVCRQDVTTGFSQNILSGSEISVFPNPVNNELNLAVSETINEKVLIQIFDLCGKIIYTSHQNLTAGKNKITDFHAQPGIYLLSLTTSSRSFNLRFIKE; translated from the coding sequence ATGAAAAAGAATCTCTACTCCCCCATCCTGAAGTTTTTCTTATTCTTCCTTTTTTCTCAGGCATCATTTGCTCAGGTCATTCCCGCTGAACGATTCACAGACTGGACCGGTGCCGGTTATCCAGATTCGATTCCGGATTCACAGGTAATAATTGACGTGACAACATTTGGTGCCGTAGGTGACGGAGTCACGAATGATTTCCCAGCGATTTATCAGGCCATCAGTGCGGCAAGCGGATCACGGGCTGTAATTTATTTTCCGGCGGGAACATATTTAATTGGCTCTACGATCGGACTTCCGGATAGTATTATCCTGCGCGGAGCATCAGCGGACTCAACACATCTTCTGTTTAATCTGAACGGTTCTCCCACAAACTGCATCGATGTGATCGGTAATCCTTCCGGACTTTATCCACCTGTTATATCCGGCTATACTCAGGGAAGTACTTCTATCGTCGTCAGCGACCCGACACAATTTGCACCCGGTGATTATGCCAACTTTTTAGAGGACAACGGCAGCTGGGATACACAGCCGATTTCATGGGCCGACAATTCCGTTGGGCAAATCTTGCACATCACCAACATTTCAGGAGACACTTTGTTTTTTGACAAACCACTTCGTATCAGTTACGATTCCACCTTGCATGTTCGTATGAACAACCTCGATCCCAAGCGTGAAGTTGGCATTGAATGTCTGAAAATCTCACGAGCGGATAGTGTTCATACCGGCACCTGTTACAATATTTTTTTCATGAACGCCGTAAATTGCTGGGTACGCGGAGTAGAAAGTTCAAAAAGTATTGGAAGCCACATTATGCTGGATGGTTGTTCCAATATCGAAATCACCGGATGTTACATTCATCATTGTTTCGAATATGACGGCACTTCAACACACGGTTACGGAATCACATTGTTCAGACATACCGGACAATGCAAAGTTGAGAACAACATCATGCGTCATCTTCGTCATAGTTTTTCAATGCAGTGTGGCGCGAATGGAAATGTGATCGCATACAATTATAGTCTCGAACCCAACCGTTCTGAATTTCCCGCGAATTACGGAGCCGACATTTCCATGCACGGACATTACACCTTCGCGAATCTATTTGAAAGCAATATCGTTCAGAATCTCCAGATCGATCAGACCTGGGGACCAACCGGACCGCGTAATACATTTTTCCGCAACCGTGTAGATTTATATGGAATACTGATGTCTTCCGGAACCGTTGAATCCGATTCACAAAATTTCGTAGGTAATGAAATTACAAATACAGGAGCCTTCCTCGGCAATTACGCGCTCACAGGCAGCGGACATTTTGAATACGGCAACAACGTAAAAGGAACTACTACTCCGTCAGGAACATCTTCTCTCAATGATTCTTCTTACTATTTAACTTCACAACCATCCTTCTGGATCAACAGCGGAACATGGCCATCTATCGGTTATCCAAATGCCATCAGCAGTGGAAACATTCCCGCACGCGATCGCTTCTTGAGCGGAACAGGTTTCACCGTTTGTCGTCAGGATGTAACGACCGGATTTTCTCAAAATATTTTATCAGGTTCTGAAATTTCAGTCTTCCCAAATCCGGTAAACAACGAATTGAATCTTGCAGTAAGCGAAACCATCAATGAAAAAGTACTGATCCAGATTTTCGATCTTTGCGGAAAAATAATTTACACTTCGCATCAAAATCTCACCGCCGGCAAAAACAAAATCACAGACTTCCACGCACAACCCGGAATCTATTTGCTTTCCCTTACCACTTCAAGTCGTTCATTCAATCTACGATTTATCAAAGAATAA
- a CDS encoding dicarboxylate/amino acid:cation symporter has protein sequence MRKITLTGQIIIGLLLGIALGAWYRHNWPDPENIKPFAENMQVLSDIFLRLIKMIIAPLVFSLLLTGIAKVGDFKTVGRIGLKTLIYFTGATLIALVLGLIIVNIFEPGTALLQPDAHSLVPVQPKPFEAREFVSHIFPESIADAMSRNQILPIIIFVLFFGMATASLHEKGKIVIDFFDSIAHIMLKVTSYVMKIAPLAVFGAMTAVIASKGLDVLGGYVKIILCFFGGLIFFVFVILLGICALFKINFFRLLEHVKEPMLLAFSTASSEAAMPKTILGLERFGCPDKIISFVLPLGYSFNLDGSIMYMTFATMSIAQAYGMHLSVAQQITMMLILLVTSKGMAGVPRASLVVIAGMLQTFNIPQEGLTLLLAIDWLLDMGRSATNVMGNAVATAVVSKWEGAD, from the coding sequence ATGCGAAAAATAACCTTAACCGGACAAATCATCATCGGACTCCTGCTTGGAATAGCTTTGGGAGCCTGGTACCGACACAACTGGCCTGATCCTGAGAATATCAAACCTTTCGCGGAGAACATGCAGGTACTCAGCGATATTTTTCTGCGACTCATTAAAATGATTATCGCTCCGCTGGTCTTTTCTCTCTTACTCACCGGCATCGCCAAAGTAGGCGACTTCAAAACTGTTGGAAGAATCGGGCTCAAAACACTGATCTATTTTACAGGCGCTACGCTCATCGCATTGGTCCTCGGTTTGATCATCGTAAACATCTTTGAACCGGGAACAGCATTGTTACAACCGGATGCACACAGTCTGGTTCCCGTCCAACCAAAACCATTTGAAGCACGGGAATTTGTCTCGCATATTTTTCCGGAAAGTATCGCAGATGCAATGTCGCGCAACCAGATTCTGCCAATCATCATCTTCGTACTCTTTTTTGGAATGGCCACTGCTTCTCTGCATGAAAAAGGAAAAATCGTCATTGATTTTTTTGATTCCATCGCGCACATCATGCTGAAAGTAACATCCTATGTCATGAAAATCGCGCCACTGGCGGTTTTCGGAGCCATGACAGCAGTCATCGCGAGTAAAGGTCTGGATGTACTGGGAGGATATGTAAAAATTATTCTATGCTTCTTTGGCGGACTGATCTTCTTTGTATTTGTGATCCTGCTTGGAATCTGCGCATTGTTTAAAATCAATTTCTTCCGACTACTCGAACATGTGAAAGAACCTATGCTGCTTGCCTTCTCGACTGCAAGCAGCGAAGCCGCGATGCCTAAAACCATCCTAGGACTGGAACGCTTTGGTTGTCCGGACAAAATAATCAGCTTCGTATTGCCGCTTGGATACTCCTTCAACCTCGACGGATCTATCATGTACATGACTTTTGCGACTATGTCCATCGCTCAGGCTTATGGCATGCATCTTTCCGTCGCGCAGCAAATTACAATGATGTTGATTCTGCTCGTAACGAGCAAAGGAATGGCCGGAGTGCCGCGTGCTTCGCTTGTTGTTATCGCGGGTATGCTGCAAACCTTTAATATTCCCCAGGAAGGACTAACACTTTTGCTCGCCATCGACTGGCTCCTTGATATGGGCCGTTCCGCTACTAACGTCATGGGCAACGCCGTCGCGACGGCTGTCGTAAGCAAATGGGAAGGCGCAGACTAG
- the efp gene encoding elongation factor P, whose amino-acid sequence MANTGDVKVGSILRYNGELCQVTEFQHRTPGNLRAFYQAKMKNLKTGKVVENRFRAGEEVEIARVEYKEMQFIYPEGEHIVVMDNETYEQMHIPADMFGDNAKLLKEGMTVKIAFENDQPLIAEPPTFVELEVTYTEPGLKGDTATNTLKPATVETGAIVQVPLFVNTGEIIKIDTRDWSYSGKVK is encoded by the coding sequence ATGGCTAATACTGGAGATGTGAAAGTCGGGAGCATCCTGCGTTACAATGGAGAACTTTGTCAGGTGACCGAATTCCAGCACCGTACACCCGGCAATCTCCGGGCATTTTACCAGGCTAAAATGAAGAATCTCAAGACCGGAAAAGTGGTAGAAAACCGTTTCCGTGCAGGTGAAGAAGTTGAAATCGCTCGTGTAGAATACAAAGAAATGCAGTTCATATATCCTGAAGGCGAACACATCGTGGTAATGGATAATGAAACCTATGAACAAATGCATATCCCTGCCGATATGTTCGGTGATAACGCGAAACTTCTGAAAGAAGGCATGACCGTAAAAATCGCTTTCGAAAACGATCAGCCACTCATCGCGGAACCTCCTACATTCGTTGAACTCGAAGTAACTTACACCGAGCCCGGTCTCAAAGGCGATACCGCCACCAACACCCTTAAACCTGCTACCGTTGAAACCGGGGCTATTGTTCAGGTTCCTTTGTTCGTGAACACCGGTGAAATCATTAAAATAGATACACGTGACTGGAGCTATTCCGGTAAGGTGAAATAA
- a CDS encoding acetate--CoA ligase family protein — translation MITEALISPKSIVIVGASNDTSKPGGKVLRNILDHNYSGQLFGVNPKESNVQGVHCFHTCSELPEVDLAIIAISATHVEETVRILAYEKKCKAYIIFSSGFGEIGAEGKALEKRCVDIVESVGGTLIGPNCIGVLTPTYKGVFAGPIPKFSPQGCDCVSASGATLVFILEQAIPRGLTFSSLFSVGNSAQVGVEEILEYWDQTFDPEKSSRIKLLYMEEVSNPEKFLRHALSLVRKGCRIAAIKAGTTEAGSRAVSSHTGSLAGSDTAVGALFRKAGIVRCYSRVELVYVAAIFAHQQLKGNRLAVITHAGGPGVMLTDILIKGGMKVPKLEGPAAQSLLGKLHHGSSVSNPIDFLATGTAEQLGAILDTVENDFDEIDGSVVVFGTTGMWSVNNVYEVLHEKMKTCKKPIFPILPSVIQAADEVSLFQSKGGVNFTDEVSFGYVLSRVYRTHEAFPEAKLPEVDLSTIRSVIDSADKGYLHAGECVRLLKAVGLEQAPQYFARNAEELQDAANLLGFPLAMKVSGPLHKTDVGGVKLSIRTHEEALMSFDKLMLIQGADGVIVQPMLSGQELFLGARKEDKFGHIILCGLGGIFVEIFRDISSGLSPISRDEAYAMIQRLRSYPLIKGARGKAGVNENIFAESILRLSALLEAAPEIVELDINPLLGTMDYLKAVDVRIAIEK, via the coding sequence ATGATTACAGAAGCATTGATTTCTCCTAAAAGTATAGTCATTGTTGGTGCCTCAAATGATACCTCGAAGCCGGGGGGGAAGGTTCTCAGGAATATTCTCGATCACAATTACAGCGGACAACTTTTTGGTGTAAATCCAAAAGAAAGTAATGTTCAGGGTGTACATTGTTTTCACACATGTAGCGAATTGCCGGAAGTCGACCTTGCAATTATCGCAATTTCAGCCACGCATGTGGAGGAAACAGTACGAATACTTGCTTATGAAAAGAAGTGTAAAGCGTATATCATATTTTCTTCAGGCTTTGGTGAAATCGGAGCGGAAGGTAAAGCGTTAGAGAAACGATGCGTTGATATTGTAGAGTCCGTTGGAGGTACACTTATCGGACCGAATTGTATAGGAGTGCTTACACCGACCTACAAGGGAGTATTCGCCGGACCGATTCCAAAGTTTAGTCCGCAGGGATGTGATTGTGTTTCCGCTTCAGGCGCTACTCTCGTTTTCATTCTGGAACAGGCGATACCGAGAGGACTTACCTTTTCTTCTCTATTCTCTGTCGGAAACAGTGCCCAGGTCGGTGTTGAAGAAATTCTTGAGTATTGGGATCAGACTTTTGACCCGGAAAAAAGTTCCAGGATCAAATTGTTGTACATGGAAGAAGTTTCCAATCCGGAAAAATTTCTCAGGCATGCTTTGTCACTTGTACGAAAAGGATGTCGGATTGCCGCGATAAAAGCAGGGACTACAGAGGCAGGATCCAGAGCGGTTTCTTCGCATACGGGGTCTTTAGCCGGATCTGATACTGCTGTGGGTGCATTGTTTAGAAAAGCGGGTATTGTTCGTTGTTACAGCAGAGTGGAGCTTGTTTATGTTGCCGCAATCTTTGCTCATCAACAGTTGAAGGGAAATCGTCTGGCAGTAATCACACATGCGGGTGGCCCGGGTGTGATGCTCACGGACATTCTGATCAAGGGTGGTATGAAAGTTCCCAAACTGGAAGGTCCGGCTGCGCAATCTTTGCTTGGTAAATTGCATCACGGTTCGTCGGTATCAAATCCTATTGATTTTCTTGCCACGGGTACTGCTGAGCAATTGGGAGCCATTCTTGATACAGTTGAAAATGATTTTGATGAAATAGATGGTTCTGTCGTGGTATTCGGTACAACGGGAATGTGGAGTGTCAATAATGTTTACGAAGTGCTGCATGAGAAAATGAAGACGTGTAAGAAACCGATTTTTCCCATTCTTCCTTCCGTGATTCAGGCGGCTGATGAAGTGAGTTTGTTTCAATCAAAAGGCGGTGTGAATTTTACTGACGAAGTGAGTTTTGGTTATGTGCTTTCGCGTGTTTACAGAACGCATGAAGCATTTCCTGAAGCTAAATTGCCGGAAGTTGATTTGTCAACGATCAGATCCGTTATTGATTCAGCAGATAAAGGTTATTTGCATGCGGGTGAATGTGTTCGTTTGCTAAAAGCTGTTGGCCTAGAACAAGCTCCCCAATATTTTGCAAGGAATGCTGAGGAGTTGCAGGATGCCGCAAATCTGCTGGGCTTTCCGCTTGCGATGAAAGTTTCTGGTCCCTTGCACAAAACAGATGTGGGAGGCGTGAAACTGTCTATCCGAACACATGAAGAAGCATTGATGAGTTTTGATAAGCTGATGCTCATTCAGGGAGCGGATGGTGTGATTGTTCAGCCCATGTTGTCGGGGCAGGAATTATTTCTTGGAGCTAGAAAAGAAGATAAGTTTGGACACATTATACTGTGCGGACTGGGTGGAATTTTTGTGGAAATCTTCAGGGATATTTCATCGGGATTATCGCCAATAAGTCGTGATGAAGCTTACGCTATGATCCAAAGATTACGTTCTTATCCTTTGATAAAAGGAGCGAGAGGAAAAGCGGGAGTAAATGAAAATATATTTGCGGAATCAATACTCCGCTTGTCTGCTTTGTTGGAAGCTGCCCCTGAAATTGTTGAACTGGATATCAATCCACTTCTTGGAACGATGGATTACCTGAAAGCTGTGGATGTACGAATCGCGATTGAAAAATAA
- a CDS encoding energy transducer TonB has protein sequence MKKDKYRKPESFVRQPNYPGGNKAIDQFIKENLRYPEEAVKNKIEGTVSVEFDLDAYGQVTDARLKHGIGYGCDEEAIRLVKLLKYEKKIYKGLRVIFHKNINIHFRLTEVTKLPEPEQTVKYQYTENKKPGEVITYSYKPNT, from the coding sequence TTGAAAAAAGATAAATACCGCAAACCTGAGAGTTTTGTCCGCCAGCCCAATTATCCCGGCGGGAACAAAGCGATTGATCAGTTCATCAAAGAGAATCTTCGCTATCCTGAAGAAGCTGTCAAAAACAAAATCGAAGGAACAGTTTCCGTTGAATTCGATTTGGATGCTTATGGCCAGGTTACGGACGCGAGATTAAAACATGGCATCGGTTATGGCTGCGATGAAGAAGCCATTCGCCTTGTCAAACTCCTGAAGTACGAAAAGAAAATTTACAAAGGCCTGCGTGTCATCTTTCACAAGAATATCAATATTCATTTCAGGCTGACGGAGGTGACCAAACTTCCGGAACCGGAGCAAACAGTAAAATACCAGTACACAGAAAATAAAAAACCGGGAGAAGTCATTACCTATTCTTACAAACCCAACACCTGA
- a CDS encoding chloride channel protein: MKKYANTKRLLIMCSILIGLLSAMSAVVLKNGIHLIRLFIQLVVYHFSLEFLYILLPAIGIVLTTYYVQTFLKGNMGRGVSNILFNISRRSGNIPQDKVYSQMITSILTVGFGGSAGLEAPIASTGSAIGSVVARRFGFGTKERILLLACGAAAGISAIFNAPIAGVIFALEILLVDMPLPVVVPLLISSATAALFSRFIFSGQPFVLITNSWNASHIFYYLLFAVLCAFISIIGKKIYFAFEDLSNKYKAPYTKAIAGGLLLGIFIFLVPPLFGEGYDSVQQLLQNHAEFLRPNWLLPGAIGPWLMVVLAFLLVFLKVTATSITMGSGGNGGMFGSSLFMGAMFGFAYSRAINLLGFAELNEINFIVIGMAALMSGIIHAPLTAIFLIAEITSGYALLVPLMIVSSISFLITRFYNPYSVYTKKLVQQGNLPEANKDNVVLNHMKLSHYIEKNFNAVHPDQTLGDLIKAISVSKRNIFPVINEDGSLAGVILLDDIRSIMFSEEKYPVTFLKDLMISPPAILDIKDSMHEVMQTFEQCGAWNLPVVEDGKYIGFVSKSAIYSHYRDLLVKEAALPT; the protein is encoded by the coding sequence ATGAAAAAGTACGCGAATACCAAACGTCTGCTAATCATGTGTAGCATCCTCATTGGATTGCTCTCCGCGATGAGTGCGGTGGTTTTGAAAAACGGGATTCACCTGATTCGCCTGTTTATTCAGCTCGTGGTCTATCATTTCAGTCTGGAGTTTTTGTACATTCTGTTACCGGCAATTGGAATCGTACTCACTACGTATTATGTACAGACATTCCTGAAAGGAAATATGGGGCGAGGTGTTTCGAATATACTCTTCAACATTTCCCGTCGTTCAGGAAATATCCCTCAGGACAAAGTCTATTCCCAGATGATCACGAGTATTCTCACCGTTGGCTTTGGAGGATCTGCGGGATTGGAAGCTCCTATTGCATCTACCGGATCAGCAATTGGAAGTGTCGTCGCGCGTCGATTTGGATTTGGAACAAAGGAACGTATTCTACTTCTCGCTTGCGGTGCAGCAGCCGGGATCTCCGCGATCTTTAATGCTCCGATAGCCGGAGTTATTTTCGCGCTCGAAATTTTGCTGGTCGATATGCCCTTGCCGGTCGTTGTACCTTTGCTCATCTCATCCGCGACAGCCGCACTCTTCTCACGATTTATTTTCTCCGGACAACCCTTCGTACTCATCACCAATTCGTGGAATGCATCGCATATATTTTATTATCTCCTCTTCGCGGTGCTCTGCGCATTCATCTCCATCATCGGAAAGAAAATATATTTTGCTTTCGAAGATTTATCAAATAAATACAAAGCACCCTACACCAAAGCAATTGCAGGAGGATTACTGCTCGGAATTTTTATTTTCCTCGTGCCACCACTTTTCGGAGAAGGATACGACAGCGTTCAACAACTGCTGCAGAATCACGCGGAGTTCCTTAGGCCAAACTGGCTTCTCCCCGGAGCGATTGGTCCATGGCTGATGGTTGTCCTCGCTTTCCTGCTGGTCTTTCTCAAAGTCACCGCGACGTCAATCACCATGGGCAGCGGCGGAAATGGAGGCATGTTCGGCTCCTCACTCTTTATGGGAGCAATGTTCGGCTTCGCATATTCAAGAGCCATCAATTTACTTGGTTTTGCCGAACTGAACGAAATAAATTTCATCGTAATCGGAATGGCTGCACTCATGAGCGGAATCATCCATGCTCCACTCACCGCGATATTTCTCATCGCTGAAATCACCAGCGGTTATGCTTTGCTCGTTCCATTAATGATCGTATCATCCATCTCTTTTCTCATCACACGTTTTTACAATCCATATTCTGTCTACACAAAAAAACTTGTTCAGCAGGGAAATCTTCCGGAAGCAAACAAAGACAATGTCGTTTTGAATCACATGAAACTTTCCCATTACATCGAAAAAAATTTTAATGCCGTTCATCCTGATCAAACACTCGGCGATTTAATAAAAGCCATTTCCGTTTCGAAGCGAAATATTTTTCCCGTCATCAACGAAGACGGATCTCTCGCCGGAGTCATCCTGCTTGATGATATCCGAAGCATTATGTTTTCGGAAGAAAAATATCCGGTCACCTTTCTCAAAGACCTTATGATTTCTCCTCCCGCTATCCTGGACATAAAGGACAGCATGCATGAAGTCATGCAAACCTTCGAACAATGCGGAGCATGGAACCTGCCGGTGGTGGAAGATGGAAAATACATCGGCTTTGTCTCTAAATCCGCTATCTATTCACATTACCGGGATCTGCTGGTTAAAGAGGCCGCTTTGCCCACCTAA